From the genome of Virgibacillus siamensis, one region includes:
- a CDS encoding CHY zinc finger protein, translating into MYIKGAIDDETRCSHYHAENDRIAIKFYCCNTYYSCYKCHEQYGCGDTKLWPKAKFNQEAILCGNCKQELTINEYLHGGYSCPHCHVSFNPGCALHYHLYFEK; encoded by the coding sequence ATGTACATAAAGGGTGCAATTGACGATGAAACACGTTGCAGTCATTATCATGCGGAAAATGACCGCATTGCTATCAAATTCTACTGTTGCAATACATACTATTCCTGTTATAAATGTCATGAACAGTATGGTTGCGGTGACACGAAATTGTGGCCCAAAGCTAAATTTAATCAAGAAGCGATTTTATGCGGGAACTGCAAACAAGAGTTAACGATTAATGAGTACCTGCACGGCGGATACAGTTGTCCGCACTGTCATGTTTCCTTTAATCCCGGCTGTGCATTACATTAC